In the genome of Populus alba chromosome 11, ASM523922v2, whole genome shotgun sequence, one region contains:
- the LOC118031287 gene encoding uncharacterized protein isoform X3, protein MSMRIQAWVFMEVRKELAAACCPKGCNCIFKKTMWFWTMAYSRSRYQIQEGMSREYSTMASRICSKLTMANLIEGTGTLFGAGKELHEKRVIWTGINASKSLGLDGTNLTVVVECEEKVEISFTRMWNSSLQAKVVPLNFDKRYVMLRGSSGFYTYAIYEHTSGWPAFDLDNTRIVFKLTKQKFRYMAIADNRQRYMPLPEDRSPERGQTLAYPEAVLLVHPVEPEFEGEVDDKYEYSCESKDIGVHGWISADPLIGFWQITPSNEFRTGGPLKQFLTSHVGPTNLGVMHSTHYAGADVTIKIGPKEPWKKVYGPVFAYLNSLSDGRDPLSLWEDAKKQMMNEVRMWPYDFIASEDFPPSKQRGSVGGRLLVLERCVSNATISAEGAYVGLAAPGEAGSWQLESKGYQFWTKTDECGNFTINGIRPGDYNLYAWVPGFIGDYKFTSVININSGCNIDVGDLVYEAPRNGSTLWEIGFPDRSAAEFYIPDANPRYINKLYLKQERYRQYGLWERYAELYPKADLVFTVGKSNHTTDWFFAQVTRKKDNTTYEGTTWQIKFLLDEVDERVAYKLRLALATANVAELEVRVNEPDANPLFSTGKIGKDNTIARHGIHGLYRLFNVDVPGAQLLIGNNTIFLTQTASTSPFQGVMYDYIRLEGPPPPL, encoded by the exons TATGAGAATCCAAGCATGGGTTTTCATGGAGGTGAGAAAGGAACTGGCAGCAGCTTGTTGTCCGAAGGGGTGCAATTGCATATTCAAAAAGACTAT GTGGTTTTGGACAATGGCATACTCCAGGTCACGTTATCAAATCCAGGAGGGCATGTCACGGGAATACAGTACAATGGCCTCGAGAATTTGCTCGAAACTGACAATGGCGAATCTGATAGAGG GTACTGGGACGTTGTTTGGAGCGGGGAAGGAGTTACACGAAAAAAGGGTGATTTGGACAGGTATAAATGCTTCAAAATCTCTCGG ACTGGACGGAACCAATTTAACTGTAGTAGTTGAATGTGAAGAAAAAGTTGAGATCTCCTTCACGAGGATGTGGAATTCCTCACTTCAGGCCAAGGTTGTCCCCTTGAACTTCGATAAAAG ATACGTAATGCTTCGTGGGTCATCAGGATTTTACACATATGCCATTTATGAACATACGAGTGGCTGGCCTGCTTTTGATCTTGATAATACCAGGATCGTGTTCAAGCTTACGAAGCAAAA GTTTCGCTATATGGCCATAGCAGACAACAGACAACGTTATATGCCTCTGCCTGAAGACCGGTCACCAGAGAGAGGACAGACTCTAGCCTATCCAGAGGCAGTCTTACTTGTCCACCCCGTAGAGCCTGAATTTGAAGGAGAG GTGGACGACAAATACGAATATTCCTGCGAGAGCAAAGACATTGGTGTTCACGGGTGGATATCGGCCGATCCGCTTATTGGTTTCTGGCAAATTACACCGAGCAATGAGTTCAGAACGGGTGGGCCCCTCAAACAATTCCTAACTTCCCATGTGGGCCCCACTAATCTTGGC GTGATGCACAGCACTCACTATGCGGGAGCGGACGTCACAATAAAAATCGGGCCTAAAGAGCCATGGAAGAAAGTGTACGGCCCAGTTTTTGCTTACCTCAATTCTCTCTCGGATGGAAGGGACCCACTCTCACTCTGGGAAGACGCTAAAAAACAG ATGATGAATGAAGTTCGTATGTGGCCCTACGACTTCATAGCTTCAGAGGATTTTCCACCGTCAAAACAACGCGGTAGCGTCGGTGGCAGATTACTGGTCCTAGAGAG GTGCGTTTCCAATGCAACGATATCTGCAGAAGGTGCTTATGTGGGGCTGGCAGCCCCGGGAGAAGCTGGCTCCTGGCAGCTAGAATCCAAG GGCTACCAATTTTGGACCAAAACAGATGAATGTGGAAATTTCACAATCAATGGCATACGGCCCGGTGACTACAATCTTTATGCATGGGTCCCTGGTTTTATTGGAGATTACAAATTTACTTCTGTCATTAACATAAACTCAG GTTGTAACATTGATGTCGGTGATCTTGTATACGAGGCTCCAAGGAATGGCTCCACGTTGTGGGAAATAGGTTTCCCTGATCGTTCTGCCGCAGAGTTTTACATTCCTGATGCAAACCCAAGATATATCAACAAACTTTATCTCAAACAGGAAAG GTATAGACAGTATGGATTATGGGAAAGATACGCAGAGTTATATCCCAAAGCAGATTTGGTTTTCACAGTTGGCAAGAGTAACCATACAACAGATTGGTTTTTCGCTCAAGTTACAAG GAAGAAGGATAATACCACATATGAAGGCACTACATGGCAAATAAAGTTCTTGCTGGATGAAGTGGATGAGCGCGTAGCATATAAGCTACGCTTGGCGCTGGCAACAGCTAATGTTGCCGAATTGGAG gtTCGGGTGAACGAGCCAGATGCAAATCCTCTGTTTTCAACGGGAAAGATTGGCAAGGATAACACGATCGCAAGACATGGGATTCATGGGCTTTACAGGCTATTCAATGTTGATGTTCCCGGAGCTCAGCTTCTGATAGGAAATAATACCATTTTTCTGACACAAACAGCCAGTACCAGCCCTTTCCAGGGAGTTATGTACGATTATATTCGCTTAGAAGGTCCGCCACCACCACTTTAA
- the LOC118031287 gene encoding uncharacterized protein isoform X2 has protein sequence MSSMRIQAWVFMEVRKELAAACCPKGCNCIFKKTMWFWTMAYSRSRYQIQEGMSREYSTMASRICSKLTMANLIEGTGTLFGAGKELHEKRVIWTGINASKSLGLDGTNLTVVVECEEKVEISFTRMWNSSLQAKVVPLNFDKRYVMLRGSSGFYTYAIYEHTSGWPAFDLDNTRIVFKLTKQKFRYMAIADNRQRYMPLPEDRSPERGQTLAYPEAVLLVHPVEPEFEGEVDDKYEYSCESKDIGVHGWISADPLIGFWQITPSNEFRTGGPLKQFLTSHVGPTNLGVMHSTHYAGADVTIKIGPKEPWKKVYGPVFAYLNSLSDGRDPLSLWEDAKKQMMNEVRMWPYDFIASEDFPPSKQRGSVGGRLLVLERCVSNATISAEGAYVGLAAPGEAGSWQLESKGYQFWTKTDECGNFTINGIRPGDYNLYAWVPGFIGDYKFTSVININSGCNIDVGDLVYEAPRNGSTLWEIGFPDRSAAEFYIPDANPRYINKLYLKQERYRQYGLWERYAELYPKADLVFTVGKSNHTTDWFFAQVTRKKDNTTYEGTTWQIKFLLDEVDERVAYKLRLALATANVAELEVRVNEPDANPLFSTGKIGKDNTIARHGIHGLYRLFNVDVPGAQLLIGNNTIFLTQTASTSPFQGVMYDYIRLEGPPPPL, from the exons CAGTATGAGAATCCAAGCATGGGTTTTCATGGAGGTGAGAAAGGAACTGGCAGCAGCTTGTTGTCCGAAGGGGTGCAATTGCATATTCAAAAAGACTAT GTGGTTTTGGACAATGGCATACTCCAGGTCACGTTATCAAATCCAGGAGGGCATGTCACGGGAATACAGTACAATGGCCTCGAGAATTTGCTCGAAACTGACAATGGCGAATCTGATAGAGG GTACTGGGACGTTGTTTGGAGCGGGGAAGGAGTTACACGAAAAAAGGGTGATTTGGACAGGTATAAATGCTTCAAAATCTCTCGG ACTGGACGGAACCAATTTAACTGTAGTAGTTGAATGTGAAGAAAAAGTTGAGATCTCCTTCACGAGGATGTGGAATTCCTCACTTCAGGCCAAGGTTGTCCCCTTGAACTTCGATAAAAG ATACGTAATGCTTCGTGGGTCATCAGGATTTTACACATATGCCATTTATGAACATACGAGTGGCTGGCCTGCTTTTGATCTTGATAATACCAGGATCGTGTTCAAGCTTACGAAGCAAAA GTTTCGCTATATGGCCATAGCAGACAACAGACAACGTTATATGCCTCTGCCTGAAGACCGGTCACCAGAGAGAGGACAGACTCTAGCCTATCCAGAGGCAGTCTTACTTGTCCACCCCGTAGAGCCTGAATTTGAAGGAGAG GTGGACGACAAATACGAATATTCCTGCGAGAGCAAAGACATTGGTGTTCACGGGTGGATATCGGCCGATCCGCTTATTGGTTTCTGGCAAATTACACCGAGCAATGAGTTCAGAACGGGTGGGCCCCTCAAACAATTCCTAACTTCCCATGTGGGCCCCACTAATCTTGGC GTGATGCACAGCACTCACTATGCGGGAGCGGACGTCACAATAAAAATCGGGCCTAAAGAGCCATGGAAGAAAGTGTACGGCCCAGTTTTTGCTTACCTCAATTCTCTCTCGGATGGAAGGGACCCACTCTCACTCTGGGAAGACGCTAAAAAACAG ATGATGAATGAAGTTCGTATGTGGCCCTACGACTTCATAGCTTCAGAGGATTTTCCACCGTCAAAACAACGCGGTAGCGTCGGTGGCAGATTACTGGTCCTAGAGAG GTGCGTTTCCAATGCAACGATATCTGCAGAAGGTGCTTATGTGGGGCTGGCAGCCCCGGGAGAAGCTGGCTCCTGGCAGCTAGAATCCAAG GGCTACCAATTTTGGACCAAAACAGATGAATGTGGAAATTTCACAATCAATGGCATACGGCCCGGTGACTACAATCTTTATGCATGGGTCCCTGGTTTTATTGGAGATTACAAATTTACTTCTGTCATTAACATAAACTCAG GTTGTAACATTGATGTCGGTGATCTTGTATACGAGGCTCCAAGGAATGGCTCCACGTTGTGGGAAATAGGTTTCCCTGATCGTTCTGCCGCAGAGTTTTACATTCCTGATGCAAACCCAAGATATATCAACAAACTTTATCTCAAACAGGAAAG GTATAGACAGTATGGATTATGGGAAAGATACGCAGAGTTATATCCCAAAGCAGATTTGGTTTTCACAGTTGGCAAGAGTAACCATACAACAGATTGGTTTTTCGCTCAAGTTACAAG GAAGAAGGATAATACCACATATGAAGGCACTACATGGCAAATAAAGTTCTTGCTGGATGAAGTGGATGAGCGCGTAGCATATAAGCTACGCTTGGCGCTGGCAACAGCTAATGTTGCCGAATTGGAG gtTCGGGTGAACGAGCCAGATGCAAATCCTCTGTTTTCAACGGGAAAGATTGGCAAGGATAACACGATCGCAAGACATGGGATTCATGGGCTTTACAGGCTATTCAATGTTGATGTTCCCGGAGCTCAGCTTCTGATAGGAAATAATACCATTTTTCTGACACAAACAGCCAGTACCAGCCCTTTCCAGGGAGTTATGTACGATTATATTCGCTTAGAAGGTCCGCCACCACCACTTTAA
- the LOC118031287 gene encoding uncharacterized protein isoform X4 gives MGFHGGEKGTGSSLLSEGVQLHIQKDYVVLDNGILQVTLSNPGGHVTGIQYNGLENLLETDNGESDRGYWDVVWSGEGVTRKKGDLDRLDGTNLTVVVECEEKVEISFTRMWNSSLQAKVVPLNFDKRYVMLRGSSGFYTYAIYEHTSGWPAFDLDNTRIVFKLTKQKFRYMAIADNRQRYMPLPEDRSPERGQTLAYPEAVLLVHPVEPEFEGEVDDKYEYSCESKDIGVHGWISADPLIGFWQITPSNEFRTGGPLKQFLTSHVGPTNLGVMHSTHYAGADVTIKIGPKEPWKKVYGPVFAYLNSLSDGRDPLSLWEDAKKQMMNEVRMWPYDFIASEDFPPSKQRGSVGGRLLVLERCVSNATISAEGAYVGLAAPGEAGSWQLESKGYQFWTKTDECGNFTINGIRPGDYNLYAWVPGFIGDYKFTSVININSGCNIDVGDLVYEAPRNGSTLWEIGFPDRSAAEFYIPDANPRYINKLYLKQERYRQYGLWERYAELYPKADLVFTVGKSNHTTDWFFAQVTRKKDNTTYEGTTWQIKFLLDEVDERVAYKLRLALATANVAELEVRVNEPDANPLFSTGKIGKDNTIARHGIHGLYRLFNVDVPGAQLLIGNNTIFLTQTASTSPFQGVMYDYIRLEGPPPPL, from the exons ATGGGTTTTCATGGAGGTGAGAAAGGAACTGGCAGCAGCTTGTTGTCCGAAGGGGTGCAATTGCATATTCAAAAAGACTAT GTGGTTTTGGACAATGGCATACTCCAGGTCACGTTATCAAATCCAGGAGGGCATGTCACGGGAATACAGTACAATGGCCTCGAGAATTTGCTCGAAACTGACAATGGCGAATCTGATAGAGG GTACTGGGACGTTGTTTGGAGCGGGGAAGGAGTTACACGAAAAAAGGGTGATTTGGACAG ACTGGACGGAACCAATTTAACTGTAGTAGTTGAATGTGAAGAAAAAGTTGAGATCTCCTTCACGAGGATGTGGAATTCCTCACTTCAGGCCAAGGTTGTCCCCTTGAACTTCGATAAAAG ATACGTAATGCTTCGTGGGTCATCAGGATTTTACACATATGCCATTTATGAACATACGAGTGGCTGGCCTGCTTTTGATCTTGATAATACCAGGATCGTGTTCAAGCTTACGAAGCAAAA GTTTCGCTATATGGCCATAGCAGACAACAGACAACGTTATATGCCTCTGCCTGAAGACCGGTCACCAGAGAGAGGACAGACTCTAGCCTATCCAGAGGCAGTCTTACTTGTCCACCCCGTAGAGCCTGAATTTGAAGGAGAG GTGGACGACAAATACGAATATTCCTGCGAGAGCAAAGACATTGGTGTTCACGGGTGGATATCGGCCGATCCGCTTATTGGTTTCTGGCAAATTACACCGAGCAATGAGTTCAGAACGGGTGGGCCCCTCAAACAATTCCTAACTTCCCATGTGGGCCCCACTAATCTTGGC GTGATGCACAGCACTCACTATGCGGGAGCGGACGTCACAATAAAAATCGGGCCTAAAGAGCCATGGAAGAAAGTGTACGGCCCAGTTTTTGCTTACCTCAATTCTCTCTCGGATGGAAGGGACCCACTCTCACTCTGGGAAGACGCTAAAAAACAG ATGATGAATGAAGTTCGTATGTGGCCCTACGACTTCATAGCTTCAGAGGATTTTCCACCGTCAAAACAACGCGGTAGCGTCGGTGGCAGATTACTGGTCCTAGAGAG GTGCGTTTCCAATGCAACGATATCTGCAGAAGGTGCTTATGTGGGGCTGGCAGCCCCGGGAGAAGCTGGCTCCTGGCAGCTAGAATCCAAG GGCTACCAATTTTGGACCAAAACAGATGAATGTGGAAATTTCACAATCAATGGCATACGGCCCGGTGACTACAATCTTTATGCATGGGTCCCTGGTTTTATTGGAGATTACAAATTTACTTCTGTCATTAACATAAACTCAG GTTGTAACATTGATGTCGGTGATCTTGTATACGAGGCTCCAAGGAATGGCTCCACGTTGTGGGAAATAGGTTTCCCTGATCGTTCTGCCGCAGAGTTTTACATTCCTGATGCAAACCCAAGATATATCAACAAACTTTATCTCAAACAGGAAAG GTATAGACAGTATGGATTATGGGAAAGATACGCAGAGTTATATCCCAAAGCAGATTTGGTTTTCACAGTTGGCAAGAGTAACCATACAACAGATTGGTTTTTCGCTCAAGTTACAAG GAAGAAGGATAATACCACATATGAAGGCACTACATGGCAAATAAAGTTCTTGCTGGATGAAGTGGATGAGCGCGTAGCATATAAGCTACGCTTGGCGCTGGCAACAGCTAATGTTGCCGAATTGGAG gtTCGGGTGAACGAGCCAGATGCAAATCCTCTGTTTTCAACGGGAAAGATTGGCAAGGATAACACGATCGCAAGACATGGGATTCATGGGCTTTACAGGCTATTCAATGTTGATGTTCCCGGAGCTCAGCTTCTGATAGGAAATAATACCATTTTTCTGACACAAACAGCCAGTACCAGCCCTTTCCAGGGAGTTATGTACGATTATATTCGCTTAGAAGGTCCGCCACCACCACTTTAA
- the LOC118031287 gene encoding uncharacterized protein isoform X1 — protein sequence MGSGKILCTILSLFSQFMAAFSNLQQYENPSMGFHGGEKGTGSSLLSEGVQLHIQKDYVVLDNGILQVTLSNPGGHVTGIQYNGLENLLETDNGESDRGYWDVVWSGEGVTRKKGDLDRLDGTNLTVVVECEEKVEISFTRMWNSSLQAKVVPLNFDKRYVMLRGSSGFYTYAIYEHTSGWPAFDLDNTRIVFKLTKQKFRYMAIADNRQRYMPLPEDRSPERGQTLAYPEAVLLVHPVEPEFEGEVDDKYEYSCESKDIGVHGWISADPLIGFWQITPSNEFRTGGPLKQFLTSHVGPTNLGVMHSTHYAGADVTIKIGPKEPWKKVYGPVFAYLNSLSDGRDPLSLWEDAKKQMMNEVRMWPYDFIASEDFPPSKQRGSVGGRLLVLERCVSNATISAEGAYVGLAAPGEAGSWQLESKGYQFWTKTDECGNFTINGIRPGDYNLYAWVPGFIGDYKFTSVININSGCNIDVGDLVYEAPRNGSTLWEIGFPDRSAAEFYIPDANPRYINKLYLKQERYRQYGLWERYAELYPKADLVFTVGKSNHTTDWFFAQVTRKKDNTTYEGTTWQIKFLLDEVDERVAYKLRLALATANVAELEVRVNEPDANPLFSTGKIGKDNTIARHGIHGLYRLFNVDVPGAQLLIGNNTIFLTQTASTSPFQGVMYDYIRLEGPPPPL from the exons GCAAAATTTTGTGCACGATATTGTCTTTGTTTTCACAATTCATGGCTGCATTCTCTAATTTGCAGCAGTATGAGAATCCAAGCATGGGTTTTCATGGAGGTGAGAAAGGAACTGGCAGCAGCTTGTTGTCCGAAGGGGTGCAATTGCATATTCAAAAAGACTAT GTGGTTTTGGACAATGGCATACTCCAGGTCACGTTATCAAATCCAGGAGGGCATGTCACGGGAATACAGTACAATGGCCTCGAGAATTTGCTCGAAACTGACAATGGCGAATCTGATAGAGG GTACTGGGACGTTGTTTGGAGCGGGGAAGGAGTTACACGAAAAAAGGGTGATTTGGACAG ACTGGACGGAACCAATTTAACTGTAGTAGTTGAATGTGAAGAAAAAGTTGAGATCTCCTTCACGAGGATGTGGAATTCCTCACTTCAGGCCAAGGTTGTCCCCTTGAACTTCGATAAAAG ATACGTAATGCTTCGTGGGTCATCAGGATTTTACACATATGCCATTTATGAACATACGAGTGGCTGGCCTGCTTTTGATCTTGATAATACCAGGATCGTGTTCAAGCTTACGAAGCAAAA GTTTCGCTATATGGCCATAGCAGACAACAGACAACGTTATATGCCTCTGCCTGAAGACCGGTCACCAGAGAGAGGACAGACTCTAGCCTATCCAGAGGCAGTCTTACTTGTCCACCCCGTAGAGCCTGAATTTGAAGGAGAG GTGGACGACAAATACGAATATTCCTGCGAGAGCAAAGACATTGGTGTTCACGGGTGGATATCGGCCGATCCGCTTATTGGTTTCTGGCAAATTACACCGAGCAATGAGTTCAGAACGGGTGGGCCCCTCAAACAATTCCTAACTTCCCATGTGGGCCCCACTAATCTTGGC GTGATGCACAGCACTCACTATGCGGGAGCGGACGTCACAATAAAAATCGGGCCTAAAGAGCCATGGAAGAAAGTGTACGGCCCAGTTTTTGCTTACCTCAATTCTCTCTCGGATGGAAGGGACCCACTCTCACTCTGGGAAGACGCTAAAAAACAG ATGATGAATGAAGTTCGTATGTGGCCCTACGACTTCATAGCTTCAGAGGATTTTCCACCGTCAAAACAACGCGGTAGCGTCGGTGGCAGATTACTGGTCCTAGAGAG GTGCGTTTCCAATGCAACGATATCTGCAGAAGGTGCTTATGTGGGGCTGGCAGCCCCGGGAGAAGCTGGCTCCTGGCAGCTAGAATCCAAG GGCTACCAATTTTGGACCAAAACAGATGAATGTGGAAATTTCACAATCAATGGCATACGGCCCGGTGACTACAATCTTTATGCATGGGTCCCTGGTTTTATTGGAGATTACAAATTTACTTCTGTCATTAACATAAACTCAG GTTGTAACATTGATGTCGGTGATCTTGTATACGAGGCTCCAAGGAATGGCTCCACGTTGTGGGAAATAGGTTTCCCTGATCGTTCTGCCGCAGAGTTTTACATTCCTGATGCAAACCCAAGATATATCAACAAACTTTATCTCAAACAGGAAAG GTATAGACAGTATGGATTATGGGAAAGATACGCAGAGTTATATCCCAAAGCAGATTTGGTTTTCACAGTTGGCAAGAGTAACCATACAACAGATTGGTTTTTCGCTCAAGTTACAAG GAAGAAGGATAATACCACATATGAAGGCACTACATGGCAAATAAAGTTCTTGCTGGATGAAGTGGATGAGCGCGTAGCATATAAGCTACGCTTGGCGCTGGCAACAGCTAATGTTGCCGAATTGGAG gtTCGGGTGAACGAGCCAGATGCAAATCCTCTGTTTTCAACGGGAAAGATTGGCAAGGATAACACGATCGCAAGACATGGGATTCATGGGCTTTACAGGCTATTCAATGTTGATGTTCCCGGAGCTCAGCTTCTGATAGGAAATAATACCATTTTTCTGACACAAACAGCCAGTACCAGCCCTTTCCAGGGAGTTATGTACGATTATATTCGCTTAGAAGGTCCGCCACCACCACTTTAA